The following coding sequences are from one Sphingobium sp. Cam5-1 window:
- a CDS encoding 2-hydroxyacid dehydrogenase, whose product MSQTRIPIVIYGPLSSYLEEQLKGRFQTHQLDADVDPAGLPDVVREARALVSFGSVGASAAMMDALPRLEMIGLFSVGYDKVDVAHAKAKGIKVSNTPDVLTDDVADLAVGLIYAAVRNIAANDRMVRSGGWARGGTVPLSGSVTGRRIGILGLGRIGQAIARRLEPVASEIIYHNRRPVPGAPYRYVADRIAFARESEVMIVATSGGPEARRLVDAAMLEALGPQGVLINISRGSVVDEDALVAALTEGRISGAGLDVFAQEPHVPETLFAMDNVVLQPHQGSATVNTRKAMADLVLANLDAWAAGKPLITPVV is encoded by the coding sequence ATGAGCCAGACCCGCATTCCGATCGTCATCTATGGTCCCCTGTCATCCTATCTGGAGGAACAGCTGAAAGGCCGGTTCCAGACGCATCAGCTTGACGCGGACGTTGATCCGGCGGGCCTGCCCGATGTGGTACGGGAGGCGCGGGCGCTGGTGTCGTTCGGGTCGGTCGGCGCTTCCGCAGCGATGATGGATGCGCTGCCCCGGCTGGAGATGATCGGGCTGTTTTCGGTTGGCTATGACAAGGTCGATGTCGCCCATGCGAAGGCGAAGGGCATCAAGGTCAGCAACACGCCCGATGTCCTGACAGATGACGTGGCCGATCTGGCGGTGGGCCTGATTTACGCGGCCGTGCGCAATATCGCCGCAAACGATCGGATGGTGCGGTCTGGCGGTTGGGCGCGGGGTGGCACGGTGCCGTTGAGCGGCAGCGTTACGGGACGCCGGATCGGGATATTGGGACTGGGCCGGATCGGGCAGGCAATCGCGCGGCGACTGGAGCCGGTGGCAAGCGAGATTATTTATCATAACCGCAGGCCCGTGCCGGGCGCGCCCTATCGCTATGTGGCCGACCGCATCGCCTTTGCGCGGGAGAGCGAGGTGATGATCGTCGCGACATCGGGCGGGCCGGAAGCGCGCAGGCTGGTCGATGCGGCGATGCTGGAGGCGCTGGGGCCGCAAGGCGTGCTGATCAACATCAGCCGGGGGAGCGTGGTCGATGAGGACGCGCTGGTCGCGGCGCTGACGGAAGGGCGGATCAGTGGCGCCGGGCTGGACGTGTTCGCACAGGAACCGCACGTGCCCGAAACATTGTTCGCCATGGATAATGTGGTGCTGCAACCGCATCAGGGGAGCGCCACGGTGAACACCCGCAAGGCGATGGCCGATCTGGTGCTCGCCAATCTGGACGCGTGGGCGGCGGGCAAGCCGCTGATCACGCCGGTCGTATAG
- the pheT gene encoding phenylalanine--tRNA ligase subunit beta: MKFTLSWLKTHLNTDADLLTILKTLNDIGLEVEGVENPAEKLAPFRIARVLTADPHPQADKLQVLTVDAGDGALQVVCGAPNARPGLVGVFGTEGAVVPVNGMVLKKTAIRGVESNGMMCSFRELELGEDHEGIIELNADAPVGRVYAEWAGLDDPVIDVSITPNRQDCMGVRGIARDLAAAGLGTLNAIVVPTVEGVGPGPDVRIEDADGCPAFFARTVRGVTNGASPEWMARRLKAIGQKPISTLVDITNYLMIDLGRPLHVYDMAKLKGPLVARRGKAGEEVLALNGKTYAVDETMTVIADTQAVHDIGGIMGGEHSGASEATTDVLIECAYFTPERIAVTGQRLGLTSDARGRFERGVDPAFLDDGLSIAADLVMKLCGGSASEAARTGTPPVANKIIRYEPSHCLTLAGVYVGDAEQKRVLESLGFGVEEHDATFDYDDGVPVTTSAHWSVSVPSWRRDVDGWPDLVEEVVRIVGLDQVPSTPLPRMPGVAKPTATSEQLMERRVRRTAAARGLAEAINWSFISEKEAASVGGGDWTLANPISEDLKVMRPSLLPGLLSATRRNMDRSATSVRLFEVGRRYFSDKERATAGFVLAGEKVARGWQTGKAQPFSAFDAKAEVIALLAAAGAPVANLQSFGEASGAYHPGQSGTLRLGPKVVLAEFGVLHPSLAKQFGINGTVVAGEIFLDVIPAKRKSGFMRAPYAPPALQAVKRDFAFVVDDAVEADALVRAVKGADKKSIVDARLFDVFVGPGVDEGRKSLAIEVTLQPGEKSFSQEELDAISANVVKAAEKLGATLRG, from the coding sequence ATGAAGTTCACGCTGAGCTGGCTCAAGACGCATCTTAACACGGATGCCGACCTGCTGACGATCCTCAAAACGCTCAACGATATCGGCCTTGAGGTCGAGGGTGTCGAGAATCCGGCGGAGAAGCTCGCGCCCTTCCGCATCGCCAGGGTGTTGACCGCCGATCCGCATCCGCAGGCGGACAAGTTGCAGGTGCTGACGGTGGATGCGGGCGATGGGGCGTTGCAGGTCGTGTGTGGTGCGCCCAATGCTCGGCCGGGCCTCGTTGGCGTGTTCGGGACCGAGGGCGCGGTAGTGCCCGTCAACGGCATGGTGCTCAAGAAAACTGCCATTCGTGGGGTCGAGTCCAACGGCATGATGTGTTCGTTCCGGGAACTGGAACTGGGCGAAGATCATGAAGGAATCATCGAATTAAACGCGGATGCGCCGGTGGGGCGGGTCTATGCCGAGTGGGCCGGGCTGGATGACCCGGTGATTGATGTCAGTATAACACCTAATCGCCAGGACTGCATGGGCGTGCGGGGGATTGCGCGGGATCTGGCGGCGGCAGGGCTGGGGACGCTGAACGCGATCGTCGTGCCCACGGTCGAGGGCGTTGGGCCGGGGCCGGACGTGCGGATCGAGGATGCGGATGGCTGCCCGGCCTTCTTCGCGCGGACCGTCAGGGGCGTGACCAATGGCGCGTCGCCCGAATGGATGGCGCGACGGTTGAAGGCGATCGGGCAGAAGCCGATCAGCACGCTGGTCGATATCACCAACTATCTGATGATCGACCTTGGTCGACCGTTGCATGTGTATGACATGGCCAAGCTGAAAGGTCCGCTGGTCGCGCGGCGCGGCAAGGCGGGCGAAGAGGTGCTGGCGCTCAACGGCAAGACCTACGCGGTGGACGAGACGATGACCGTCATCGCCGACACGCAAGCGGTGCACGACATTGGCGGCATCATGGGCGGCGAGCATTCGGGCGCCAGTGAGGCGACGACAGATGTGTTGATCGAATGCGCCTATTTCACGCCCGAACGGATAGCGGTGACCGGACAGAGACTGGGCCTGACCAGCGACGCGCGGGGACGGTTCGAGCGCGGGGTGGACCCGGCATTCCTGGATGACGGTTTGTCGATCGCGGCCGATCTGGTGATGAAGCTGTGCGGCGGCAGCGCCAGCGAGGCGGCGCGCACCGGCACGCCGCCCGTGGCAAACAAGATCATCCGCTACGAACCGTCGCATTGCCTGACGCTGGCGGGTGTTTATGTGGGCGATGCCGAGCAGAAGCGCGTTCTGGAAAGCCTGGGCTTTGGCGTCGAGGAACATGATGCCACGTTCGATTATGACGACGGCGTCCCGGTGACGACGAGCGCCCATTGGTCGGTCAGCGTGCCCAGTTGGCGGCGCGATGTCGATGGCTGGCCCGATCTGGTTGAGGAGGTCGTGCGCATCGTGGGACTGGATCAGGTCCCTTCCACCCCCCTGCCCCGCATGCCCGGCGTCGCCAAGCCAACGGCAACCAGCGAGCAGTTGATGGAGCGGCGGGTGCGGCGGACGGCGGCTGCTCGGGGCCTCGCCGAGGCGATCAACTGGTCCTTCATCTCGGAAAAGGAAGCGGCGTCGGTCGGCGGTGGCGACTGGACGCTGGCGAACCCGATTTCCGAGGATCTGAAGGTCATGCGCCCTTCGCTGCTGCCCGGCCTGCTGTCAGCCACGCGGCGGAACATGGACCGGAGCGCGACTTCGGTGCGGCTGTTCGAGGTGGGCCGTCGCTATTTCAGCGATAAGGAGCGGGCCACGGCCGGTTTCGTGCTGGCGGGCGAGAAAGTCGCGCGCGGATGGCAGACGGGCAAGGCACAGCCTTTCTCCGCCTTCGACGCGAAGGCCGAAGTGATCGCGCTGCTGGCCGCCGCGGGCGCGCCCGTGGCCAATCTGCAAAGCTTTGGCGAGGCATCGGGCGCTTACCATCCGGGTCAGTCGGGGACATTGCGCCTTGGCCCCAAGGTGGTGCTGGCCGAATTTGGCGTGCTGCATCCTTCGCTGGCTAAGCAATTCGGGATCAACGGGACGGTAGTCGCGGGCGAGATTTTCCTGGATGTGATCCCGGCCAAGCGGAAGAGCGGCTTCATGCGCGCGCCCTATGCACCGCCCGCCTTGCAGGCGGTGAAGCGCGACTTTGCCTTTGTCGTGGATGACGCGGTCGAAGCGGATGCACTGGTGCGCGCGGTCAAGGGGGCCGACAAGAAGAGCATCGTCGATGCACGATTGTTTGACGTCTTTGTTGGGCCGGGCGTCGATGAAGGCCGCAAGAGCCTGGCGATCGAGGTGACGTTACAGCCGGGCGAAAAGAGCTTTTCGCAGGAGGAGCTGGACGCCATCAGCGCCAATGTCGTGAAGGCGGCGGAGAAGCTGGGCGCGACGTTGCGGGGGTGA
- the metX gene encoding homoserine O-acetyltransferase MetX — protein sequence MASASFTDDSRFGLRRQVRLSGTLRLDSGAALAPVDIAYETYGRMNADKSNVILICHALTGDQYVASDHPVTGKPGWWWRMVGEGKPIDPARHFIVCANVIGSCMGSSGPASIDPSSNAPYAMRFPVLTIADMVRAQALLLDHLGVDRLSAVIGGSMGGMQALSWPTIFPDRVESCIVIASTARHSAQNIAFHEVGRQAIMADPNWRGGDYYADAQVPSAGLAVARMAAHITYLSEAGLTEKFGRRLQGRDAKTFGFDADFQVESYLRHQGLSFVERFDANSYLYITRAMDYYDIAEDHGGSLATAFAPSKARFCLVSFDTDWLYPTAESRIIVHALNASGAQASFVELSSPFGHDAFLLECPELNRVVDGFLKGGRA from the coding sequence ATGGCCAGCGCCTCATTCACCGACGACAGCCGTTTCGGCCTCCGCCGCCAGGTCCGCCTGTCCGGCACCCTCCGGCTGGACAGCGGCGCCGCGCTGGCGCCCGTCGACATCGCCTATGAAACCTATGGGCGGATGAACGCGGACAAGTCGAACGTCATCCTCATCTGCCACGCGCTGACCGGCGACCAATATGTGGCGTCCGACCACCCCGTCACCGGCAAGCCCGGCTGGTGGTGGCGCATGGTGGGGGAAGGAAAGCCCATCGACCCCGCGCGCCATTTCATCGTCTGCGCCAATGTCATCGGCAGCTGCATGGGTTCCAGCGGCCCCGCCAGCATCGATCCGTCGAGCAACGCGCCCTATGCCATGCGCTTCCCCGTACTCACCATCGCCGACATGGTGCGCGCGCAGGCGCTACTGCTCGACCATCTGGGCGTAGATCGCCTCTCTGCCGTCATCGGCGGCTCCATGGGCGGCATGCAGGCGCTTAGCTGGCCGACCATCTTCCCCGATCGCGTCGAAAGCTGCATCGTCATCGCGTCCACCGCGCGCCACAGTGCCCAGAACATCGCGTTCCACGAAGTCGGGCGTCAGGCGATCATGGCCGATCCCAACTGGCGCGGTGGCGACTATTATGCCGACGCCCAAGTGCCGAGCGCTGGCCTAGCCGTCGCCCGCATGGCCGCGCACATCACCTATCTGTCCGAAGCGGGCCTCACCGAGAAATTCGGCCGCCGCCTGCAAGGGCGCGACGCCAAGACCTTCGGCTTCGACGCCGACTTCCAGGTGGAAAGCTATCTGCGCCATCAGGGCCTGAGCTTCGTCGAAAGGTTCGACGCCAACTCCTATCTCTATATCACCCGCGCCATGGACTATTATGACATTGCGGAGGATCATGGCGGCAGCCTCGCCACCGCCTTCGCCCCGTCCAAGGCGCGCTTCTGCCTCGTGAGCTTCGACACCGACTGGCTCTACCCCACCGCAGAGTCCCGCATCATCGTCCATGCGCTGAACGCCAGCGGCGCGCAGGCCAGCTTCGTCGAACTGTCCAGCCCCTTCGGCCACGACGCGTTCCTGCTCGAATGCCCGGAACTGAACCGCGTCGTCGACGGCTTCCTCAAGGGCGGCCGCGCGTGA
- a CDS encoding prephenate/arogenate dehydrogenase family protein, translated as MLPFSRVTIIGLGLIGSSLARAIREYMPTVRVTGHDADPNVRQIARAIDLCDDVTDTAGASVTDADLVVLCVPVRAMGAAATEIADDLPADAIVSDVGSCKADVLAQLNAALPGRVIIPAHPVAGTENSGPEAGFASLFQGRWCIVTPPAGADPAAVERISELWHRVGADVETMDPQHHDLVLAVTSHLPHLIAYTIVGTASDLEDVTQSEVIKYSAGGFRDFTRIAASDPTMWRDVFLANKDAVLEMLQRFSEDLSALQRAIRWNDGDTLFNLFTKTRAIRRSIIEQGQDDPKPDFGRRH; from the coding sequence ATGCTGCCTTTCTCCCGCGTCACCATCATCGGCCTTGGCCTGATCGGCTCATCGCTCGCGCGGGCGATCCGCGAATATATGCCGACGGTTCGGGTGACTGGGCATGATGCCGACCCAAATGTGCGGCAGATCGCGCGGGCGATCGACCTGTGCGACGATGTGACCGACACGGCGGGCGCGAGCGTGACCGACGCCGATCTGGTCGTGCTGTGCGTGCCGGTGCGGGCCATGGGCGCGGCGGCGACGGAGATTGCGGACGACCTGCCCGCCGATGCGATCGTGAGCGATGTGGGATCATGCAAGGCCGATGTGCTGGCGCAGCTGAACGCGGCCCTGCCCGGACGGGTCATCATCCCCGCACATCCGGTCGCCGGGACCGAGAACAGCGGGCCTGAGGCGGGTTTTGCCAGCCTGTTCCAAGGGCGCTGGTGCATCGTCACGCCGCCCGCCGGAGCTGATCCGGCGGCGGTCGAGCGCATTTCCGAACTATGGCATCGCGTCGGCGCGGATGTCGAGACGATGGACCCGCAGCATCATGACCTGGTGCTGGCCGTGACGAGCCATCTGCCGCACCTTATCGCCTATACCATCGTCGGCACGGCGAGCGATCTGGAAGATGTGACCCAGTCCGAGGTCATCAAATATTCCGCGGGCGGTTTTCGCGACTTCACCCGCATTGCGGCGTCCGATCCCACCATGTGGCGCGACGTGTTCCTGGCGAACAAGGACGCGGTGCTGGAGATGCTGCAACGTTTCTCCGAGGATCTGTCGGCTTTGCAGCGGGCGATCCGGTGGAATGACGGGGATACACTGTTCAACCTGTTCACCAAGACGCGGGCCATCCGGCGGTCGATCATCGAACAGGGGCAGGATGATCCAAAGCCCGACTTCGGGCGGCGTCACTAG
- the metW gene encoding methionine biosynthesis protein MetW produces MSETLRPDLALIARTVTPGARVLDVGCGDGALMAALRDTKQVDARGLELDAGNVAAAVGRGLSVVQGDADTDLAYYPDASFDYAILSQTLQTTRRPDLVVEELLRIGRQAFVSFPNFAHWRGRLSLMWGGRMPVTRLLPDTWYDTLNIHHVTVDDFRALVKDRGWTIDGQWFLKGDKETTHANANLFAEHAVFLLRR; encoded by the coding sequence GTGAGCGAGACGCTTCGGCCGGACCTCGCCCTGATCGCCCGCACCGTAACGCCGGGCGCGCGCGTGCTGGACGTCGGCTGCGGCGATGGCGCGCTCATGGCCGCGCTGCGCGACACGAAACAGGTGGATGCGCGCGGGCTGGAACTGGATGCGGGCAACGTCGCCGCTGCCGTCGGCCGGGGCCTGTCGGTCGTGCAGGGCGACGCCGACACCGACCTTGCCTATTATCCCGACGCCAGCTTCGACTATGCGATCTTGAGCCAGACGCTCCAGACCACGCGCCGCCCGGATCTGGTCGTGGAGGAACTGCTACGCATCGGCCGTCAGGCCTTCGTCTCCTTCCCCAATTTCGCCCATTGGCGGGGGCGGTTGTCGCTGATGTGGGGCGGGCGCATGCCAGTGACGCGGCTGCTGCCCGACACCTGGTACGACACGCTCAACATCCACCATGTCACCGTCGATGATTTCCGCGCGCTGGTGAAGGATCGCGGCTGGACGATCGATGGCCAATGGTTCCTGAAGGGCGACAAGGAAACGACCCACGCGAACGCCAACCTGTTCGCCGAGCACGCCGTGTTCCTCCTGCGCCGCTAA
- a CDS encoding glutathione S-transferase translates to MSAILYSFRRCPYAMRARMALIISGQQVELREVVLRDKPASMLALSPKGTVPVLALPGGDVIDESLDIMRWALCLHDPEGWLEGDDGALIAANDGPFKQHLDRYKYATRHGSDPLEHRAAGMAWLGELEARLEGSAFLCGARRMLADIAIFPFVRQFAAADQAWFDAQPVPRVQAWLRALIGSELFDRAMTRRAAWQPGDAAVFL, encoded by the coding sequence ATGAGCGCCATCCTCTATAGTTTCCGGCGGTGCCCCTATGCCATGCGGGCGCGGATGGCGTTGATCATCAGCGGGCAGCAGGTGGAGTTGCGCGAGGTCGTTTTGCGCGACAAGCCTGCGTCTATGCTGGCGCTGTCACCCAAGGGCACAGTGCCGGTGCTGGCGCTGCCCGGCGGCGACGTGATCGACGAAAGTCTGGACATCATGCGCTGGGCGCTTTGCCTGCACGATCCGGAAGGGTGGCTGGAGGGGGATGACGGGGCGCTGATCGCTGCCAATGACGGGCCGTTCAAGCAACATCTCGACCGCTACAAATATGCGACGCGCCATGGGTCGGACCCGCTGGAACATCGCGCAGCCGGAATGGCGTGGCTGGGCGAACTGGAGGCGCGGCTGGAGGGCAGTGCTTTCCTGTGTGGCGCGCGCAGGATGCTTGCCGACATCGCGATCTTTCCGTTTGTGCGGCAGTTCGCGGCGGCTGATCAGGCGTGGTTTGACGCACAGCCCGTGCCGCGTGTGCAGGCATGGTTGCGCGCTTTGATCGGGTCGGAATTGTTTGACCGGGCCATGACACGCAGAGCCGCATGGCAGCCGGGTGACGCGGCGGTCTTTCTTTAG
- the hisC gene encoding histidinol-phosphate transaminase gives MTKPAPKEWILGISPYVPGKAAADDGRPLIKLSANENPLGTGEAARAALVAATADLATYPDPGAAKMREAIAAVHGLDPARVIYGTGSDELLHIAASAYAGPGDEILYVHYGFSVYDIAARRVGATPVIAPDKDYATDVDALLACVTEKTKVVFLANPNNPTGTMTPRDEIARLHAALRPDILFVLDQAYAEYLDADEDDGGLELAKNAANVLVTRTFSKIYGLAAERIGWGYASAEIIDALHRIRAPFNVTTAGQAAAIAAVKDQAWVDASRTHNRQWREWLADEVASLSNHGLRAVPSKANFLLILFNGKLTAEAAMKGLWDEGFATRWLPGQGLPNGLRITIGTEEQVRAVAAKLRAMAEAA, from the coding sequence ATGACGAAACCTGCTCCCAAGGAATGGATTCTGGGCATTTCGCCCTATGTGCCCGGCAAGGCGGCGGCCGATGACGGGCGCCCGCTGATCAAGCTGAGCGCCAATGAAAACCCGCTGGGCACCGGCGAAGCAGCGCGGGCGGCGCTGGTCGCGGCGACGGCGGACCTTGCGACCTATCCCGATCCGGGCGCGGCGAAGATGCGCGAGGCGATTGCGGCTGTGCATGGCCTTGATCCCGCTCGGGTGATCTATGGCACCGGGTCGGACGAGTTGCTGCACATTGCGGCGAGCGCCTATGCCGGGCCGGGGGACGAGATACTTTACGTCCATTACGGCTTTTCGGTTTATGACATCGCCGCGCGGCGGGTGGGCGCGACCCCGGTGATCGCGCCGGACAAGGATTATGCGACCGACGTGGACGCGCTGCTGGCGTGCGTAACGGAAAAGACCAAGGTCGTTTTCCTCGCCAATCCGAACAACCCTACTGGCACGATGACGCCGCGCGATGAGATTGCGCGTCTGCACGCGGCGCTGCGGCCGGACATTTTGTTCGTGCTGGATCAGGCCTATGCCGAATATCTGGACGCAGACGAGGATGATGGCGGGCTGGAGTTGGCGAAGAATGCGGCCAATGTGTTGGTGACCCGCACCTTCTCCAAAATCTACGGCCTCGCCGCCGAGCGGATCGGCTGGGGCTATGCCAGTGCGGAGATTATCGACGCGCTGCATCGCATCCGCGCGCCGTTCAATGTCACCACGGCCGGACAGGCGGCGGCGATTGCGGCCGTGAAGGATCAGGCGTGGGTGGACGCCAGCCGGACGCATAACCGCCAATGGCGCGAATGGCTGGCCGATGAGGTTGCTTCGCTGTCCAACCATGGGCTGCGGGCGGTGCCGAGCAAGGCCAATTTCCTGCTGATCCTGTTCAACGGTAAGCTGACCGCCGAAGCCGCGATGAAGGGGCTGTGGGACGAAGGCTTCGCGACCCGCTGGCTGCCCGGCCAGGGGCTGCCCAATGGCCTGCGCATCACCATCGGCACCGAAGAGCAGGTGCGCGCGGTCGCGGCGAAGCTGCGGGCGATGGCGGAGGCGGCCTGA
- a CDS encoding aldose 1-epimerase family protein: protein MDELVTIVSDGLTAAINPLGAELWSLRDSAGRELMTDADPRWWTGHAPLLFPFVGRSRNDVYRLNGHDYPMPQHGFARHMAFALVEHRPESVIFRLEADAATRAVYPFDFRLDMQFAVAGRTLMMTATVMNRGEADMPFSFGYHPAFAWPLPFGGSTEDHQIEFEKAETAPLRKVGNEPGLIAREHVPSPVEGNMLAPTYAMFEGDALIWDALESDSLYWGVPGRTRLKIDFPDTPWLGLWQKPGAHYLCVEPWAGMADLVGFEGDVWDKQGIMRLLPGDERRFRMDVTVVDV from the coding sequence ATGGACGAGCTTGTAACGATCGTGTCGGATGGTCTGACCGCCGCCATCAATCCGCTGGGCGCAGAGCTTTGGTCGCTCAGGGATTCTGCGGGGCGCGAACTCATGACCGATGCCGATCCGCGCTGGTGGACGGGGCATGCGCCCTTGCTGTTTCCTTTCGTGGGGCGGTCACGCAACGATGTGTATCGGCTGAACGGGCATGATTATCCGATGCCGCAGCACGGCTTTGCCCGGCACATGGCGTTCGCGCTGGTGGAGCATCGGCCTGAATCGGTGATCTTCCGGCTGGAGGCGGACGCGGCGACGCGGGCCGTCTATCCGTTCGATTTCCGGCTGGACATGCAGTTCGCTGTCGCGGGCCGCACGCTGATGATGACGGCCACGGTCATGAACCGGGGGGAGGCGGATATGCCCTTTTCCTTCGGCTATCATCCGGCCTTTGCCTGGCCGCTGCCCTTTGGCGGTTCGACGGAAGATCATCAGATAGAATTTGAGAAGGCGGAAACGGCACCGCTGCGCAAGGTGGGGAACGAGCCGGGGCTGATTGCGCGGGAGCATGTGCCTTCGCCGGTGGAGGGCAATATGCTTGCGCCAACTTATGCGATGTTCGAGGGCGATGCGCTGATCTGGGATGCGTTGGAGAGCGACAGCCTCTATTGGGGCGTGCCGGGGCGGACGCGGCTGAAGATCGACTTTCCCGACACGCCCTGGCTGGGGCTGTGGCAGAAGCCGGGCGCGCATTATCTGTGCGTGGAGCCTTGGGCGGGGATGGCGGATCTCGTCGGGTTCGAGGGAGATGTCTGGGACAAGCAGGGTATCATGCGCCTGTTGCCGGGCGATGAGCGGCGGTTCCGCATGGACGTGACGGTCGTGGACGTGTAA
- a CDS encoding peptide chain release factor 3: MTIPSRRTFAIISHPDAGKTTLTEKLLLEGGAIHLAGEVKARGANRRARSDWMKIEQQRGISVTSSVMTFERDGITFNLLDTPGHEDFSEDTYRTLTAVDSAVMVIDAAKGIEPQTRKLFEVCRLRNVPIITFVNKVDREGRDAFALLDEVADALALDVCPMSWPVGMGGEFEGIYDFAKNRLRQPSGPSKEFEGKQVFVEGIEDDALAEHICARGLEKLREEAELAVGGYADFDLAAYRHGDLTPVYFGSALKLFGVTELIDALAAHAPPPRAQPAEPAPVEPEHSEVTGFIFKVQANMDPQHRDRIAFMRLCSGKFRRGMKLTPSGSGKPIAVHSPILFFAQDREIADEAFPGDIIGIPNHGTLRVGDTLSEKAGVRFTGLPNFAPEILRRVALKDPTKTKQLRKALDDLSEEGVIQVFYPEIGSNWVVGVVGQLQLDVLISRLEAEYKVAAGLEPSPFDTARWISGDEAAVKDLASFNVANMAKDRDGNLVFMAKSAWDVGYQQERHPKVKFSATKER; this comes from the coding sequence ATGACCATCCCATCCCGCCGCACCTTCGCGATCATTTCCCACCCTGACGCGGGTAAGACCACGCTCACCGAAAAGCTGCTGCTGGAAGGCGGCGCAATCCATCTGGCCGGTGAGGTGAAGGCGCGCGGAGCCAATCGGCGGGCGCGGTCGGACTGGATGAAGATCGAGCAGCAGCGCGGCATTTCCGTGACCAGCTCGGTCATGACGTTCGAACGCGACGGCATCACCTTCAACCTGCTCGACACGCCGGGGCACGAGGATTTTTCGGAAGATACCTATCGCACGCTGACGGCGGTGGATTCGGCGGTCATGGTGATTGACGCGGCCAAGGGTATCGAGCCGCAGACGCGCAAGCTGTTCGAAGTTTGCCGGTTGCGCAACGTGCCGATCATCACCTTCGTCAACAAGGTGGACCGCGAGGGGCGCGATGCCTTTGCCCTGCTGGACGAAGTGGCGGACGCGCTGGCGCTGGACGTGTGCCCGATGAGCTGGCCTGTAGGCATGGGTGGCGAGTTTGAGGGGATTTACGACTTCGCCAAGAACCGGCTGCGGCAGCCCAGCGGGCCGAGCAAGGAGTTTGAGGGCAAGCAAGTGTTTGTCGAGGGCATCGAGGATGATGCGCTGGCCGAACATATTTGCGCGCGCGGCCTCGAAAAGCTGCGCGAGGAAGCGGAGCTGGCCGTTGGGGGCTATGCCGACTTCGATCTGGCGGCCTATCGCCACGGCGATCTGACGCCGGTCTATTTCGGGTCCGCGCTCAAGCTGTTCGGCGTCACCGAGCTGATCGACGCGCTCGCCGCCCATGCTCCGCCGCCGCGTGCGCAGCCGGCCGAGCCTGCGCCGGTGGAGCCGGAGCATAGCGAAGTCACCGGCTTTATCTTCAAGGTGCAGGCGAATATGGACCCGCAGCATCGCGACCGCATCGCCTTCATGCGACTGTGTTCGGGCAAGTTCCGGCGCGGCATGAAGCTGACGCCGAGTGGGTCGGGCAAGCCGATCGCGGTGCATTCGCCGATCCTCTTCTTTGCGCAGGACCGCGAGATTGCGGATGAGGCTTTTCCCGGCGACATTATCGGCATTCCCAACCATGGGACGTTGCGGGTCGGCGATACGCTGAGCGAGAAAGCGGGGGTGCGCTTTACGGGGCTGCCGAACTTTGCACCGGAAATATTGCGGCGCGTGGCGTTGAAGGACCCGACCAAGACCAAGCAGTTGAGGAAGGCGCTCGACGATCTGTCCGAAGAAGGGGTGATCCAGGTCTTTTATCCCGAGATTGGCAGCAACTGGGTCGTCGGCGTGGTCGGGCAGTTGCAGCTGGACGTGCTGATTTCACGGTTGGAAGCGGAATATAAGGTGGCCGCGGGGCTGGAACCCTCCCCCTTCGATACGGCGCGCTGGATTTCCGGTGATGAGGCGGCGGTGAAGGACCTGGCATCGTTCAACGTGGCGAACATGGCGAAGGATCGCGACGGTAACCTCGTCTTCATGGCGAAGAGTGCGTGGGATGTGGGTTACCAGCAGGAGCGGCACCCCAAGGTGAAGTTCAGCGCGACCAAGGAACGCTGA